A single window of Microbispora hainanensis DNA harbors:
- a CDS encoding DUF6879 family protein, translating to MKIPRPEAVPGTMLPMREYAADFLEVFHDVDGVIWKLERAQTFDEGENPSWKAMRAGDWHRSLELLEEARETIAADLPARGELRRLRIVETPLTAYLQWELHLLALRARLGERGRVLDAGELAGLEADGPLPELVVFPGRHMYHVRYDDRGACAGARRIDDADAVAAWTSVVSSLYERGEDLPAYVEKRVVPLPPPRTDAQAR from the coding sequence ATGAAAATACCCCGGCCCGAGGCCGTGCCGGGCACGATGCTGCCCATGCGGGAGTACGCGGCGGACTTCCTTGAGGTCTTCCACGACGTCGACGGTGTGATCTGGAAGCTGGAGCGCGCCCAGACGTTCGACGAAGGGGAGAACCCGAGCTGGAAGGCCATGCGCGCGGGAGACTGGCACCGCTCGCTCGAACTGCTGGAAGAGGCGCGGGAGACCATCGCCGCGGACCTTCCGGCCCGGGGGGAGCTGCGCCGCCTGCGGATCGTCGAGACGCCGCTCACCGCATATCTGCAGTGGGAGCTGCACCTGCTCGCGCTGCGCGCGCGCCTGGGGGAGCGCGGCAGGGTTCTGGACGCCGGTGAGCTGGCGGGCCTCGAGGCGGACGGTCCCCTCCCGGAGCTCGTCGTCTTTCCCGGCAGGCACATGTACCACGTGCGCTACGACGACCGCGGCGCGTGTGCCGGCGCCCGCCGGATAGACGACGCCGACGCCGTCGCCGCATGGACGTCGGTCGTCTCCTCGCTGTACGAGCGGGGCGAAGACCTGCCGGCCTACGTGGAGAAGCGGGTCGTCCCGCTTCCGCCGCCCCGGACGGACGCGCAAGCGCGATGA
- a CDS encoding HesA/MoeB/ThiF family protein yields MRLPKVKAEHRPYRIGRDRIRIGGSIYGIAAEISDPHGHAWAALSAMDGTRAPADVADHLCRLFPGMKRVDAAGVVDLLLRSGYLEDAAAPPPGDLSAAETERYSRNKAFFRWVDLVPRAHGWEAQVALKRARVLVLGLGGTGSHAAWALAAAGVGRIHCVDRDVVEVSNLTRQALFTEADIGRPKADVVVERLTAINSGVRVTGETRAVESRADVSALLAGFDALALCADEPRGQDSIRIWANRACLMAGVPWAVGGYRGPLVSVGVFAAGGPCYECLTAAIEASLEPGVHVDLGGPGVLAPSAGISGHLTAQAVISMVTGIPATLRSHVTGINLIAPEQHVYTHYAASPECAGCAVRGKRERKSAVDA; encoded by the coding sequence TTGCGCCTGCCGAAAGTGAAGGCCGAGCACCGGCCGTACAGGATCGGGCGCGACAGGATTCGCATCGGCGGCTCCATTTATGGAATCGCCGCGGAGATATCGGATCCGCATGGTCACGCGTGGGCCGCGTTGTCGGCGATGGACGGGACCCGCGCGCCCGCCGACGTCGCCGATCATTTGTGCCGTCTGTTTCCCGGCATGAAGCGGGTGGACGCCGCCGGCGTGGTGGACCTGCTGCTGCGATCGGGCTACCTGGAGGACGCGGCGGCCCCGCCGCCGGGTGACCTCAGCGCGGCCGAGACGGAGCGATATTCGCGGAACAAGGCGTTCTTCCGCTGGGTGGATCTCGTGCCCCGGGCCCATGGATGGGAGGCGCAGGTCGCGCTGAAGCGCGCACGCGTGCTGGTCCTGGGGCTCGGGGGCACCGGCAGCCACGCCGCCTGGGCGCTGGCCGCCGCGGGGGTCGGCAGGATCCACTGCGTCGACCGCGACGTGGTCGAGGTGTCCAACCTCACCAGGCAGGCGCTGTTCACCGAGGCCGACATCGGGAGACCGAAGGCCGACGTGGTGGTCGAACGCCTCACGGCGATCAACTCGGGTGTGCGCGTGACCGGGGAGACCCGCGCCGTCGAGAGCAGGGCGGACGTGTCCGCGCTGCTGGCCGGGTTCGACGCGCTCGCCCTGTGCGCCGACGAACCTCGCGGCCAGGACAGCATCCGGATCTGGGCCAACCGGGCATGCCTGATGGCCGGGGTGCCGTGGGCGGTCGGCGGCTATCGGGGTCCCCTCGTCAGCGTGGGGGTCTTCGCCGCCGGCGGGCCCTGCTACGAATGCCTCACCGCCGCGATCGAGGCGTCGCTGGAGCCGGGGGTCCACGTCGACCTCGGCGGGCCGGGAGTGCTGGCGCCGTCCGCCGGCATTTCCGGACACCTCACCGCGCAGGCCGTGATCTCGATGGTGACCGGAATTCCGGCGACGCTGCGCAGTCATGTCACCGGGATAAATCTGATCGCCCCCGAACAGCATGTGTACACGCACTATGCGGCGTCGCCGGAATGCGCCGGCTGCGCGGTGCGGGGAAAAAGGGAACGGAAATCAGCGGTTGACGCCTGA
- a CDS encoding NmrA/HSCARG family protein produces the protein MSDPVLVVGATGRQGGAAARRLLARGRNVRALVRDPGGSAAKALEESGAELLVGDLDDEESLRRAMRGVDGVFLALTMMQGPTITVEGAAAEERRGLTVARLAAEIGTGHLVYSSVPGTDHQSGIPHIESKARIEREIHELGLPATILRPVSFMENFSTYNRPSLEDGTLVVRLPMDPGTPMQLISVEDIGVFAALAFERPGQYLGRTVDLGADEPTPSEIAATFGRVCGLPARFERTPIEHVRAFDPWVARMFEFFEEHPAQVDLPALRAEHPGLMTLETWLRATGWKA, from the coding sequence ATGAGCGATCCCGTACTGGTCGTCGGAGCCACGGGCCGGCAGGGCGGCGCCGCCGCGCGCCGGTTGCTCGCCCGGGGCCGGAACGTACGCGCCCTGGTGCGCGACCCGGGCGGTTCCGCCGCCAAGGCGCTGGAGGAGTCGGGGGCGGAACTCCTCGTCGGCGACCTCGACGACGAGGAGTCGCTGCGCCGCGCGATGCGGGGCGTGGACGGGGTCTTCCTGGCGCTGACCATGATGCAGGGCCCGACGATCACCGTCGAAGGCGCCGCCGCCGAGGAGCGGCGGGGCCTGACGGTGGCCCGGCTGGCCGCGGAGATCGGCACGGGACACCTCGTGTACAGCTCGGTCCCCGGCACGGACCACCAGTCCGGAATCCCCCACATCGAGAGCAAGGCGCGGATCGAGCGCGAGATCCACGAGCTCGGGCTGCCGGCGACCATCCTGCGCCCGGTCTCCTTCATGGAGAACTTCAGCACCTACAACCGGCCGAGCCTGGAGGACGGCACGCTGGTCGTACGGCTCCCCATGGATCCCGGGACGCCGATGCAGCTGATCAGCGTCGAGGACATCGGGGTGTTCGCCGCCCTCGCCTTCGAGCGCCCCGGCCAGTACCTCGGCCGCACCGTCGATCTGGGCGCCGACGAGCCCACCCCGTCGGAGATCGCCGCCACGTTCGGCCGGGTGTGCGGCCTGCCGGCCCGCTTCGAACGGACGCCGATCGAGCACGTGCGCGCGTTCGACCCGTGGGTGGCCCGGATGTTCGAGTTCTTCGAGGAGCACCCCGCACAGGTCGATCTGCCTGCCCTGCGCGCCGAGCACCCCGGATTGATGACCCTGGAGACGTGGCTGCGCGCCACCGGCTGGAAAGCGTGA
- a CDS encoding helix-turn-helix transcriptional regulator yields MRDHGRHDNEAASGGPGTRAASHGPDRRSRTSSRRAELGAFLRARRARLRPSDVGLPEGDPALRRTPGLRREEIAELSGVGVTWYTYLEQGRDISASAQVIDALARALLLDPDEHRHLRHLAGLAPPDTPSGEGERPRDRLRRLVDAAAPNAACVYDARFDYLAWNTPYTLLRHDPLTLPPDRRNLLWMMFTDPGNRARMVHWERAARALISQFRAAMGHRQGDPAFTALVTALSEVSPEFREWWADYPVRRFRPATVAIDHPEIGRLDLEMFQLRPAEHPDLLLVLQVPANEDGRRRVSALLDGRRGPSSAPEGGAS; encoded by the coding sequence GTGAGGGATCATGGGCGTCACGATAACGAGGCGGCGTCCGGCGGTCCTGGCACTCGTGCTGCCAGTCATGGACCCGACCGCCGCTCCAGGACGTCGAGCCGCAGGGCAGAGCTCGGTGCGTTCCTCCGCGCCCGGCGGGCCCGCCTGCGCCCGTCCGACGTCGGCCTGCCGGAAGGCGATCCGGCCCTGCGCCGCACCCCCGGCCTGCGCCGTGAGGAGATCGCCGAGCTCTCGGGCGTCGGCGTCACCTGGTACACCTACCTGGAACAGGGACGGGACATCTCGGCGTCGGCGCAGGTGATCGACGCGCTGGCCCGTGCGCTGCTGCTCGATCCCGACGAACACCGGCACCTGCGCCATCTGGCCGGGCTGGCCCCGCCGGACACGCCGTCAGGAGAGGGGGAGCGGCCCCGGGACCGGTTGCGGCGCCTGGTGGACGCCGCCGCTCCGAACGCCGCCTGCGTGTACGACGCGCGCTTCGACTACCTGGCCTGGAACACCCCCTACACCCTGCTCCGCCACGATCCGCTGACGCTCCCGCCGGACCGGCGGAACCTGCTGTGGATGATGTTCACCGACCCCGGCAACCGCGCCCGGATGGTCCACTGGGAACGCGCCGCCCGCGCCCTGATCAGCCAGTTCCGCGCCGCGATGGGACACCGGCAGGGCGACCCCGCCTTCACCGCGCTGGTGACGGCGCTGAGCGAGGTCAGCCCGGAGTTCCGGGAGTGGTGGGCGGACTACCCGGTCCGCCGCTTCAGGCCCGCGACGGTCGCCATCGATCACCCCGAGATCGGGCGGCTCGACCTGGAGATGTTCCAGCTGCGGCCGGCGGAGCACCCCGATCTCCTGCTGGTGCTGCAGGTGCCGGCCAATGAGGACGGCCGCAGGCGGGTGAGCGCGCTCCTCGACGGGCGGCGCGGGCCCTCCAGCGCCCCAGAGGGCGGCGCCTCGTAG
- a CDS encoding cupin domain-containing protein has translation MTDGLLLPPGGGDSIQAMTLKVGAEQAAAWSVFEAVVAPGFDVGAHLHHEAEEMFYVIDGELDLLAFHPADSETGSDWRSWRSEAGAEVLRGGPGSFMHVPAGCPHAFFNPGSEPARMLFIVTPAGHETYLRELTGMLASGPPDPAEITALRARHDIHQLTPLTNRA, from the coding sequence ATGACCGATGGACTGTTACTTCCGCCGGGAGGCGGCGACTCGATCCAGGCGATGACGCTGAAGGTCGGCGCGGAGCAGGCGGCGGCGTGGTCGGTCTTCGAGGCCGTGGTCGCCCCGGGTTTCGACGTCGGGGCGCACCTGCATCACGAGGCGGAGGAGATGTTCTACGTCATCGACGGCGAGCTCGACCTCCTCGCCTTCCATCCGGCGGACTCCGAGACGGGCTCCGACTGGCGTTCCTGGCGGTCGGAGGCCGGCGCCGAGGTGCTGCGGGGCGGGCCCGGGAGCTTCATGCACGTGCCGGCCGGATGCCCCCACGCGTTCTTCAACCCCGGCAGTGAACCGGCCCGGATGCTGTTCATCGTGACCCCCGCGGGTCACGAGACCTACCTGCGGGAGCTCACCGGGATGCTGGCCTCGGGACCGCCGGACCCGGCCGAGATCACGGCGCTGCGCGCCCGGCACGACATCCACCAGCTGACCCCGCTCACGAACCGCGCCTGA